GTACCGCCGGGAGGTGGGCCACGTCCGTGACGAAGTACGTCAGCTTCACCACGTCCCCGAAGCCCGCGCCGGCCGCCGCGAGGCAGCGCTCCAGGTTCGCGAAGACCTGGTGGGCCTGGGCCGCCGCGTCGCCCTCGCCGACCACCGCCCCGGAGGCGTCGAAGGCGCACTGCCCGGATATCGCGACGAACCGGCCCGTGCCCCAGACGACATGGCTGTACTGGGGGCTGGGTGCGAGGCCGTCGGGGGCGGGCACGTAGGTGAGGTGACTCGTCATGCCCCACATCCTCGCGCACGCCACTGACAGTGCCCGCGACCCCTTTCCGGGGCGCGGGCACGGTGAGGAACCGTCAGGAGCTCAGCGGACGTGGCCCAGGAGGCCGTGGAGCGCGACGCCCGCCGGCTCCGGGCGCACCGCGCCGGCCCGCTTGCCGGTCTTCTTCGGGGTCGTCGGCGCGGCCGGGGTCACGGGCTCCGGCTCCGGGTCGGGGAGCGCGGCGCAGACCGCGTCCACCTCGGCGTCGCCCTCGCCGCGCGGGACCTTGCCCGTGGCGAGGTAGGCGGCGAGGTGCTCGTCCAGGCAGTCGTTCCCGCCGAGGGTCACCCCGTGGTTCCCGCCGCCCTCCTCGATGACGAGGCTGGAGCCGCGCATCAGGCGGTGCAGGGCG
The DNA window shown above is from Streptomyces vietnamensis and carries:
- a CDS encoding RidA family protein; this translates as MTSHLTYVPAPDGLAPSPQYSHVVWGTGRFVAISGQCAFDASGAVVGEGDAAAQAHQVFANLERCLAAAGAGFGDVVKLTYFVTDVAHLPAVRDARDAHFAGAPLPASSAVQVSALVRPELLVEIEAFALIPERSAAASDETGTE